In the genome of Bremerella sp. JC817, one region contains:
- a CDS encoding DUF1559 domain-containing protein: MSLRNQRTKAGFTLVELLVVIAIIGVLIALLLPAVQQAREAARRIQCTNHLKQWALATHMHIDTYAGWFPLGGMNGTNNPTKVQNGNSYHRITWAVQLWPFIEQGALYDQYDLNQHFHDGPNMATLRVPIDMYYCPSDKVGATQDQSDTYWRVMGNYVGNFGNAHLHHTSSDSVAWLGAPFRIRHVSRMSEVTDGTSNTALFSELLIASPGGLDDNRGDFLNNEGSPGFMSLLTPNSSTPDLCRQCKASTMDPTSNDYRRMPCSTVSQPHEAYNAARSNHPGGVLVANCDGSVRFVGETVNQSTWEGMLSAFGGEVFETP; this comes from the coding sequence ATGTCTCTCCGGAACCAACGAACGAAGGCCGGTTTCACGCTGGTTGAATTGCTGGTCGTGATCGCCATCATCGGTGTGTTGATCGCCCTTCTATTGCCTGCCGTCCAGCAAGCGCGTGAAGCCGCGCGACGTATTCAGTGCACCAACCATTTGAAGCAGTGGGCGTTGGCCACGCATATGCATATCGACACCTACGCCGGCTGGTTTCCGCTGGGTGGCATGAATGGTACCAACAACCCAACCAAAGTGCAGAACGGCAATTCGTACCATCGCATCACGTGGGCCGTGCAGTTGTGGCCCTTCATCGAACAAGGTGCGTTGTACGATCAATACGACTTGAACCAGCACTTCCACGACGGTCCGAACATGGCCACGCTGCGTGTGCCGATCGACATGTACTATTGCCCTTCCGACAAAGTGGGTGCGACGCAAGATCAGAGCGACACCTATTGGCGTGTGATGGGTAACTACGTCGGCAACTTCGGCAACGCCCACTTGCACCATACGTCGTCTGACTCGGTGGCCTGGTTGGGTGCTCCGTTCCGGATTCGACACGTCTCGCGAATGAGCGAAGTCACCGATGGTACCTCGAACACGGCGCTGTTCTCGGAACTGCTGATCGCTTCGCCAGGCGGTCTGGACGACAACCGTGGCGACTTCCTCAACAACGAAGGCAGCCCTGGCTTCATGTCGCTGCTGACGCCCAACTCTTCGACGCCCGACCTGTGCCGTCAGTGCAAGGCTTCGACCATGGACCCCACCAGCAACGACTATCGCCGGATGCCATGCTCGACCGTCAGCCAGCCGCACGAAGCTTACAACGCGGCTCGCAGCAATCACCCCGGCGGCGTCCTGGTGGCCAACTGCGATGGCTCGGTCCGTTTTGTGGGCGAGACGGTCAATCAGTCGACGTGGGAAGGGATGCTCTCCGCATTTGGTGGCGAAGTGTTCGAAACCCCGTAA
- a CDS encoding TrkA family potassium uptake protein translates to MPPVKHFYILGLGSFGGALAKQLHKNGCRVTGVDSSRERVEEIKDDLYEAIIADATDYDTLQHLSLKDANGVFISMGEDISPSLLATLHAKELGAKRIIVKGVSHDHGKLLKSLGVERVIFPEAEIAATLADRMTWPNIIDFLPIDPEYSFMEVAVPDGMIGKSLMQLNLRQQYGVWVVGVKDPMTGKLEMFPDGGYSLGVDQLLLVVGKQSSLEQLRNQV, encoded by the coding sequence ATGCCTCCGGTGAAACATTTCTACATCTTGGGACTCGGTTCCTTTGGCGGAGCCTTGGCCAAGCAGTTGCATAAGAACGGCTGCCGCGTGACCGGCGTCGACAGCTCGCGCGAACGGGTCGAAGAAATCAAGGACGACCTGTACGAAGCGATCATCGCCGACGCGACCGATTACGACACGCTGCAGCACCTGTCGCTGAAAGATGCCAACGGTGTTTTCATCAGCATGGGAGAAGACATCAGCCCGTCGCTGCTCGCCACGCTGCATGCCAAGGAACTAGGCGCCAAACGCATCATCGTCAAAGGCGTGAGTCACGATCATGGCAAGCTGCTGAAAAGCCTCGGCGTCGAACGGGTCATCTTCCCCGAAGCCGAAATCGCCGCCACCTTGGCCGACCGCATGACGTGGCCCAACATCATCGACTTCCTGCCGATCGATCCGGAATACAGCTTCATGGAAGTCGCCGTACCCGACGGCATGATAGGCAAGTCGCTGATGCAGCTGAATCTGCGCCAACAGTACGGCGTGTGGGTTGTCGGCGTGAAAGATCCGATGACCGGCAAGCTCGAGATGTTCCCTGATGGCGGCTACTCGCTGGGGGTCGATCAACTGCTGTTGGTGGTCGGCAAACAGTCTTCGCTCGAGCAACTTCGCAACCAGGTCTAG
- a CDS encoding potassium transporter TrkG — protein MPQLTGSIVKYPARNLVTWYLVLIMLGTLLLTLPICRGSGSTNVSLLDACFTATSASCVTGLAVRSTPHGFSFWGQLVILCLIQVGGIGIMTITTFTMFNLGSKPSLRARAILTETLGASDDADLKWILRHVLMVTGITEGTGFLILLVRNLFLYDPLTAAWHALFHSISAFCNAGFALHDDSLMQFQGDVVVNLTISALIIVGGIGFPVMVDLHKNFPLGITRGWQNLHIHSKFMLTGTAFFLLMGFSGTLFLEWDGVLDQMPLWKKMMVAGFHSVTCRTAGFNTIDLASLTNATLFISMILMLIGAGPCSTGGGFKVSTVVVMALHAWKTFQGSTRINFARRTIPNEVIQAATATALLFSVVAIAALTMLLVVEQSSIPHPKSQGVFLDAAFEVVSALGTVGLSTGLTGTLSIMGKLIIIALMFLGRIGPISVFAALSRSERAVPVEYPKEEPLIG, from the coding sequence ATGCCTCAACTGACTGGCTCGATCGTCAAATACCCGGCGCGGAACCTGGTGACCTGGTACCTGGTTCTGATCATGCTCGGAACGCTGCTCCTGACGCTGCCGATCTGCCGCGGTTCTGGCTCGACGAATGTTTCGCTGCTGGATGCCTGCTTCACGGCGACCAGCGCCAGTTGCGTGACCGGTCTGGCGGTTCGCTCGACGCCGCATGGCTTCAGCTTTTGGGGCCAATTGGTGATCCTCTGCCTGATTCAGGTCGGCGGAATCGGGATCATGACGATCACGACCTTCACCATGTTCAACCTCGGCAGCAAACCGAGCCTTCGTGCGAGAGCGATCCTCACGGAAACCCTCGGGGCGAGCGACGATGCCGACCTGAAGTGGATTTTGCGGCACGTGTTAATGGTGACCGGCATTACCGAGGGTACCGGGTTTCTAATCTTGCTGGTCCGCAACTTGTTTCTGTACGACCCGCTGACCGCGGCGTGGCACGCGTTGTTCCATTCGATCTCGGCGTTCTGCAACGCCGGCTTCGCCCTGCACGACGACAGTCTGATGCAGTTTCAAGGCGACGTGGTGGTGAACCTGACGATCTCGGCCTTGATCATTGTCGGCGGGATCGGCTTTCCGGTGATGGTCGACCTGCATAAGAACTTTCCGCTGGGAATTACCCGAGGGTGGCAGAACCTGCACATCCATTCGAAATTCATGCTGACCGGGACGGCGTTCTTCCTGCTGATGGGTTTCAGCGGAACGCTGTTTCTGGAATGGGATGGCGTGCTCGATCAGATGCCGCTGTGGAAGAAGATGATGGTCGCCGGTTTCCATTCGGTGACCTGCCGCACTGCGGGCTTCAACACGATCGACCTCGCTTCGCTGACTAACGCGACGCTGTTCATCTCGATGATCCTGATGCTGATCGGGGCCGGGCCTTGCTCGACCGGTGGTGGCTTCAAGGTTTCGACCGTGGTGGTGATGGCCCTGCACGCGTGGAAGACCTTTCAAGGTTCGACCCGCATCAACTTCGCCCGCCGCACGATCCCTAACGAAGTGATCCAGGCCGCCACGGCGACTGCCCTGCTCTTCTCGGTGGTGGCGATCGCGGCACTGACCATGCTGCTGGTGGTCGAGCAATCGTCGATCCCGCATCCCAAAAGCCAGGGCGTGTTCCTCGATGCGGCGTTCGAGGTCGTTTCCGCCTTGGGTACCGTGGGCCTTTCGACAGGCCTGACCGGTACGCTTTCGATCATGGGTAAACTGATTATCATCGCGCTGATGTTCCTCGGCCGAATCGGTCCGATTTCGGTGTTCGCCGCGTTGTCGCGATCGGAACGAGCGGTGCCGGTCGAATACCCCAAAGAAGAACCTCTCATAGGATAG
- a CDS encoding DUF6580 family putative transport protein, which produces MPDSTSTSAQRPTSLRIWLVVGLCLAYCVAIRVLPYVLTAMGTQAEWFTMNFPWSLTPILAVGLFAGATFRNPWVAGGLLLAALVASDLGIWAVSGHFNWAFYVGTPFNYLCMLATIGLGLTLRNDRSWIRPIGTGLMAALIFFVVTNFASWITLPEYTKDLSGLASCYVAAIPFFRNMMIGTVVGTVLLFNPVVLSLLLPGQSGEVAGNQSPSFGR; this is translated from the coding sequence ATGCCCGATTCGACCTCAACTTCCGCTCAACGACCAACTTCGCTCCGCATCTGGTTGGTGGTCGGTTTGTGCCTGGCATACTGTGTCGCGATTCGTGTGCTGCCTTATGTTCTGACCGCGATGGGCACCCAGGCCGAATGGTTCACGATGAACTTTCCCTGGTCGTTGACCCCGATTCTGGCGGTTGGCTTGTTCGCCGGAGCGACCTTCCGCAATCCTTGGGTTGCTGGTGGTTTGTTGCTGGCAGCCTTGGTCGCGAGCGATCTGGGTATCTGGGCGGTGAGCGGTCACTTCAACTGGGCCTTCTACGTCGGCACGCCGTTCAACTATCTGTGCATGCTGGCGACGATTGGCTTGGGCCTGACGCTGCGAAACGATCGGAGCTGGATCCGTCCGATCGGCACCGGTCTGATGGCCGCGCTGATCTTCTTCGTGGTGACCAACTTCGCCTCGTGGATCACGCTGCCGGAATACACCAAAGATCTTTCGGGCCTGGCCAGCTGCTACGTCGCGGCCATCCCGTTCTTCCGTAATATGATGATTGGCACCGTGGTCGGAACGGTTCTGCTGTTCAACCCAGTGGTGCTCAGCTTGCTGCTGCCAGGGCAAAGCGGCGAAGTCGCCGGCAACCAAAGCCCATCGTTCGGACGATAA
- the pgsW gene encoding poly-gamma-glutamate system protein, with translation MKKIYWRPKTVSRTALMLIASVAVAGLAIVENVRVDRKTRYYEEKLIATEAASKGMETLYLARAELGYDVDPSLDPGRSGMIGLTNSPVTSMVGDLPSKLASANPNFAAIFVDMLKEVGVQEGDVVAVGISGSFPALNLCMLTALETVGAKPIVIASASSSQWGANIPELMWLDMERILNEEQILSTRSVAASMGGDNDRGLGLPENGIEIVRKAIERNKLPLIEARVKESTDQRMKLYRQYAGQKPIRAYINIGGGVVSTGRALGKQSFKTGVNLVPPPNIDQIDGVAPRFIQEGVPVIHIVNAALIAEENGLPIPPTSFPEVGVGPVFVVNDYNKALAAVLLVLIVGGLYGFIRSDIGFRLLRVASPKKTSGPPEPMV, from the coding sequence GTGAAGAAGATTTATTGGCGACCTAAAACCGTCTCGCGTACCGCGCTGATGCTGATCGCGTCGGTCGCGGTGGCCGGCCTGGCCATCGTCGAGAACGTGCGTGTCGATCGCAAGACACGCTATTACGAAGAAAAGCTGATCGCCACCGAAGCTGCCTCGAAAGGGATGGAAACGCTTTACCTGGCACGCGCCGAGTTGGGCTACGACGTCGATCCGTCGCTCGACCCAGGCCGCAGTGGCATGATCGGGCTGACCAACTCGCCGGTGACCAGCATGGTGGGCGACTTGCCATCGAAGCTGGCTTCGGCCAACCCCAACTTCGCGGCGATCTTTGTCGACATGCTGAAGGAAGTGGGCGTGCAAGAAGGGGACGTCGTCGCGGTCGGCATCAGCGGATCGTTTCCGGCGTTGAACTTGTGCATGCTGACCGCTTTGGAAACGGTGGGTGCCAAACCGATCGTGATTGCTTCGGCCAGCAGTTCGCAGTGGGGTGCTAATATCCCGGAACTGATGTGGCTGGACATGGAACGGATCTTGAATGAAGAACAGATCCTGTCGACTCGCAGCGTGGCTGCCTCGATGGGTGGCGACAACGATCGCGGTCTGGGCTTGCCTGAAAATGGCATCGAGATCGTTCGCAAGGCAATCGAACGGAACAAGCTGCCACTGATCGAAGCCCGCGTGAAGGAAAGCACCGATCAGCGCATGAAGCTGTATCGCCAGTACGCCGGCCAGAAACCAATCCGCGCCTACATCAACATTGGCGGCGGGGTGGTCTCGACCGGACGTGCCCTCGGCAAGCAGTCGTTCAAGACCGGCGTGAACCTGGTCCCTCCGCCGAACATCGACCAGATCGACGGCGTCGCGCCACGCTTCATTCAGGAAGGGGTGCCGGTGATTCACATCGTCAACGCCGCCCTGATCGCCGAAGAGAATGGCCTGCCGATTCCCCCGACCAGCTTCCCCGAGGTTGGCGTCGGTCCGGTGTTCGTCGTCAACGACTACAACAAAGCCTTGGCAGCCGTGCTGTTGGTGCTGATCGTGGGCGGCCTGTATGGCTTCATTCGGTCGGACATCGGCTTCCGCCTGCTGCGTGTCGCCTCGCCGAAAAAGACAAGCGGTCCCCCAGAACCGATGGTCTAG
- the pgsC gene encoding poly-gamma-glutamate biosynthesis protein PgsC has product MTGIITVAIGVGLAVSLVFSEVFGLAAGGMVVPGYFALFLDQPVNICMTVVASLLTFFLIHLLSNIVIVYGKRRTVLMILVGFLVRSLFDALPVWALAPLHALQISPAESTEHVQVIGYIIPGLIAIWLDRQGVVETLSALFIASTAIRLILILAFGTELHL; this is encoded by the coding sequence ATGACGGGGATTATCACAGTCGCAATCGGGGTTGGCCTGGCCGTCAGCCTCGTGTTTTCCGAAGTGTTCGGATTGGCCGCCGGGGGCATGGTGGTCCCAGGCTACTTTGCGTTGTTCTTAGATCAGCCGGTGAATATCTGCATGACGGTCGTGGCTTCGCTGCTGACCTTCTTCCTGATTCACCTGCTGTCGAACATTGTCATCGTGTATGGCAAACGCCGCACGGTGCTGATGATTCTGGTGGGCTTCCTGGTTCGCTCGCTGTTCGATGCCTTGCCGGTGTGGGCCTTGGCCCCGCTGCACGCACTGCAGATCAGTCCTGCCGAATCGACCGAGCATGTCCAAGTCATCGGGTACATCATTCCGGGCCTGATCGCCATTTGGCTCGATCGTCAGGGTGTGGTCGAAACCCTTAGCGCGTTGTTTATCGCTTCGACCGCCATTCGTTTGATCCTCATTCTGGCCTTCGGTACGGAACTCCACCTGTGA
- the pgsB gene encoding poly-gamma-glutamate synthase PgsB: protein MATIVLLITTGLLIGYGVWELYRHRQRLAKIPIRVHVNGTRGKSSVARLIAAGLRASGMRTCCKTTGTLPRMIVPNGTEYPVFRPSKANVIEQVRIVDMAVEFEAEALVIECMALRPNLQWLCESKLVRATHGVITNAREDHLDVMGPTEKDVAWALAGMVPVKTKLFTAERDHLDVFAHASKDRSTQLVAVTEEDVDAITPLDLAGFMYVEHAENVALALKVCADLGVDRAVALRGMWAAKPDPGAMTAHEMDFFGRQINFVNGFAANDPESTERIWKMALQRYPEVERRVLVVNCRQDRPDRSQQLGTSVTKWPPADYYVLIGTGTYIFAKTATEAGIDPLKLVFAEDMAAPDIFETILEYSGKTSLIMGIANIGGVGLDVVRYFANRSTQKTFK from the coding sequence ATGGCAACTATTGTTTTGCTGATCACTACCGGTCTGTTGATCGGTTACGGGGTTTGGGAGCTGTACCGACATCGGCAACGGCTCGCCAAGATTCCGATTCGCGTCCATGTCAACGGAACGCGTGGTAAATCGAGCGTCGCCCGGCTGATTGCCGCCGGCCTGCGCGCATCGGGCATGCGTACCTGTTGCAAGACGACCGGCACCCTGCCGCGGATGATCGTCCCCAACGGTACCGAGTACCCGGTCTTTCGTCCTTCCAAGGCTAACGTCATCGAACAGGTTCGCATCGTCGATATGGCGGTCGAGTTCGAAGCGGAAGCCCTCGTGATCGAGTGCATGGCGCTGCGGCCGAACCTGCAGTGGCTGTGCGAATCGAAGCTGGTTCGCGCGACGCATGGTGTGATCACCAATGCCCGCGAAGACCACTTGGACGTGATGGGTCCGACCGAAAAGGACGTGGCGTGGGCCTTGGCCGGCATGGTTCCGGTAAAGACCAAGCTGTTCACCGCCGAGCGCGACCACCTGGACGTGTTCGCCCATGCCTCGAAAGACCGCTCGACCCAGCTGGTCGCCGTGACGGAAGAAGATGTCGACGCGATCACACCGCTCGACCTAGCTGGCTTCATGTATGTCGAACATGCCGAGAACGTCGCTTTGGCGCTCAAGGTGTGTGCCGACCTGGGTGTCGACCGGGCCGTCGCACTTCGCGGGATGTGGGCCGCCAAGCCTGACCCAGGCGCGATGACCGCTCACGAGATGGACTTCTTCGGACGGCAGATCAACTTCGTCAACGGTTTTGCGGCGAACGATCCAGAGTCGACCGAACGCATCTGGAAGATGGCCCTCCAGCGTTATCCGGAAGTCGAACGCCGGGTGCTGGTGGTGAACTGCCGCCAGGATCGCCCCGACCGCTCGCAGCAGTTGGGGACCTCGGTCACCAAATGGCCGCCAGCCGATTACTACGTGTTGATTGGAACCGGAACGTACATCTTCGCCAAAACGGCGACAGAAGCCGGGATCGATCCGCTGAAACTTGTGTTCGCCGAAGACATGGCCGCTCCGGACATCTTCGAGACGATTTTGGAATACTCGGGCAAAACCTCGCTGATCATGGGAATCGCGAACATTGGTGGCGTCGGTCTCGACGTCGTTCGCTACTTCGCTAATCGCAGTACACAGAAGACCTTTAAATGA
- a CDS encoding VIT domain-containing protein, translating to MSRIALIVRSLLSSLGVLLLAGTLSAQGVIVIHHPHPIPLPRPIPRPMPTPPPQSYKISKLEVNAKVTDQVAQVQVAQQFTNTGSRQMEVSFLFPLPYDGAIDSLTLMVDGKEFPAKLLPKDKAREVYESIVRTNKDPALLEWTGTGMFQTSVFPVPAGASREVNITYSQLLKKDGRLTDFLFPLSTAKYTDRPIEKVKVRLALESASRLKSIYSPTHEVDIQRNGKQRAVVTFEQDHFIPTSDFRLFFESNDQKLSASVISYRPSDDEEGFFLMLASPPPRNEKEEPPKKTVLFVVDRSGSMSGDKMDQAREAAKYVLNHLNEHDLFNIVAYDSDVESFRPELQKANASSIEEAIGFVDGLYAGGSTNIDGALSSAMKMVQDDDRPCYILFLSDGRPTHGETNEMKIVENARKHNQHDARMINFGVGYDVNSRLMDRLSREIKGQSQYVRPDEDLEEHVARLYRKINAPVMTDVKIKFDLENGGNNFVNRLLPKQVVDLFDGEQLVQVGRYKKAGNAKITISGKVNGKTEKFDFPAKFVEESHDQSHAFVEKLWAVRRIGEIIDQMDLHGQNDELMTELVTLSTEHGILTPYTSFLADENQSVEELALSRRGSGMGLERSRVEAEKLAETTGRSAFSQRDFKSRYQNAQNAPAATAPAPAFSKNAPADSAGQGMGGFGAMSGSRPGRGIGNAASAVTGPVMQDTETDELKVVESVRNIGNRTLYYRNKTWVDEEAAAAVEKKKDAVVEIEQFSPTYFELVAKNTKDENLVLSQQRPGEQLLVKLRGKVYLIK from the coding sequence ATGTCCCGCATTGCTTTGATCGTCCGGTCGTTGTTGTCGTCGCTCGGCGTATTGCTGTTGGCTGGCACCTTATCGGCTCAAGGGGTGATTGTGATTCATCACCCGCATCCGATTCCGCTGCCACGTCCCATTCCGCGACCGATGCCGACGCCTCCTCCGCAGTCGTACAAGATCAGCAAGCTGGAAGTGAACGCGAAGGTCACCGATCAGGTCGCCCAGGTGCAAGTCGCTCAGCAGTTCACCAACACCGGCAGCCGGCAGATGGAGGTCTCGTTTCTGTTTCCGTTACCTTACGACGGAGCGATCGACAGCCTGACGTTGATGGTCGATGGCAAGGAATTCCCTGCCAAGCTGCTGCCGAAAGACAAGGCCCGCGAAGTGTACGAGTCGATCGTGCGGACCAACAAAGATCCGGCACTGTTGGAATGGACCGGCACCGGCATGTTTCAAACGAGCGTCTTTCCGGTTCCGGCCGGGGCCAGTCGCGAGGTCAACATCACCTATTCGCAGTTGCTGAAGAAGGATGGCCGGCTGACCGATTTTCTGTTCCCGCTATCGACCGCCAAGTACACCGATCGCCCGATCGAGAAGGTCAAGGTTCGCCTCGCTTTGGAAAGTGCGAGCCGGCTGAAAAGCATCTACAGTCCCACGCATGAAGTCGACATCCAACGCAATGGCAAGCAGCGGGCAGTCGTCACGTTCGAGCAAGATCACTTCATCCCGACCAGCGACTTCCGTCTCTTCTTTGAAAGCAACGATCAGAAGCTTTCGGCCAGCGTAATCAGTTATCGTCCGAGCGACGACGAGGAAGGCTTCTTCCTGATGCTCGCTTCGCCGCCGCCCCGTAACGAGAAAGAAGAACCACCGAAGAAGACGGTGCTGTTCGTGGTCGATCGTTCTGGCAGCATGAGTGGCGACAAGATGGACCAGGCCCGCGAAGCCGCCAAGTACGTGCTGAACCATTTGAACGAGCACGATCTGTTCAACATCGTCGCCTACGACAGCGATGTCGAAAGCTTCCGTCCCGAACTTCAAAAGGCGAACGCCAGCAGCATCGAAGAAGCGATCGGCTTTGTCGATGGCTTGTACGCCGGCGGCAGCACCAACATCGACGGTGCGTTGAGCTCGGCGATGAAGATGGTGCAAGACGACGATCGCCCTTGCTATATCTTGTTCCTTTCCGATGGTCGCCCGACGCATGGCGAAACGAACGAGATGAAGATTGTCGAGAACGCTCGGAAGCATAACCAGCACGATGCCCGGATGATCAACTTCGGCGTCGGCTACGACGTGAACAGCCGCCTGATGGATCGCCTCTCGCGCGAGATCAAAGGGCAAAGCCAATACGTCCGGCCAGATGAAGATCTGGAAGAGCACGTCGCCCGGCTGTACCGCAAGATCAACGCCCCGGTGATGACCGACGTGAAGATCAAGTTCGACCTGGAAAATGGGGGCAACAACTTTGTGAATCGTCTGCTTCCGAAACAGGTCGTCGACTTGTTCGACGGAGAACAGTTGGTGCAAGTTGGCCGCTACAAGAAGGCGGGCAACGCCAAGATCACCATCAGTGGCAAGGTGAACGGCAAGACCGAGAAGTTCGACTTCCCGGCGAAGTTTGTCGAAGAGAGCCACGACCAGTCGCACGCCTTCGTCGAGAAGCTGTGGGCCGTTCGCCGGATTGGCGAGATCATCGACCAGATGGACCTGCACGGACAGAACGACGAGCTGATGACCGAACTGGTCACATTGTCGACCGAGCATGGCATTCTGACCCCTTACACCAGCTTCCTGGCGGACGAGAACCAGTCGGTCGAAGAGCTGGCCTTGTCGCGACGTGGTAGCGGGATGGGTCTCGAACGTTCGCGTGTCGAGGCCGAGAAGCTGGCCGAGACGACCGGGCGATCCGCCTTCTCGCAGCGCGACTTCAAGTCGCGTTATCAGAACGCCCAAAACGCCCCGGCAGCGACCGCTCCGGCACCTGCCTTCTCGAAGAACGCCCCAGCCGACAGTGCCGGTCAAGGGATGGGGGGCTTCGGTGCCATGTCAGGCAGCAGACCTGGCCGCGGGATCGGCAACGCTGCATCGGCCGTGACCGGTCCGGTGATGCAGGATACCGAGACCGACGAGCTGAAGGTGGTCGAATCGGTCCGGAACATCGGCAACCGCACGCTGTACTACCGCAACAAGACCTGGGTCGACGAAGAAGCGGCTGCGGCGGTCGAAAAGAAGAAAGACGCCGTCGTCGAGATCGAACAGTTCAGCCCGACCTACTTCGAGCTGGTCGCCAAGAACACCAAGGACGAGAACCTGGTGCTCTCGCAGCAGCGTCCTGGCGAGCAGTTGCTGGTCAAGCTTCGCGGGAAGGTCTACCTGATCAAGTAA
- a CDS encoding bifunctional diguanylate cyclase/phosphodiesterase gives MTNDPVPAENLFHQAIQDTAAGESFRRKMWTDLIVLSLVGVFVLGVCIWFDVFEAVAELSRAHDNWEVDEIVIAMNVFAMVGFIFFIRRYRESLKLLKERNQMLSDLIYAQKTIELDKINLRNAALSDFLTGLPNRAWLLEYLERYALSSHSTILVFYDIDGFKQANDLHGHNVGDELLREIGRRSLEVFGLPGGLPTLESTRAVARLGGDEFVAVIRDIDDIEKIRSLVSQLETALSLPYYLQGANISATASIGVVLQGDLSEGTEKLLADADAAMYQAKSEGRGRTKYFEPTMRERLTRRARLSADLRDAIRFNQLHVFYHPILSLNTGRLEGAEALLRWTHPIMGPISPAEFVPIAEDTELIFDLGTWVLQESLHQMASWIKDHPHTAPELISVNVSRKQFSDPHMIEKFRTIIESSDVPTERIQLEITEDLGDKDMELVIDRMHRLKQMGVKIAIDDFGTGTSTFAAIESFPIDTIKLDMSLVSRIVNSFDRAAIVHSLAILVRNLNVKMVAEGVEVPQQISVLQELGCHSAQGYYFSKPLSAADFEAQFELFTSSSFTVEGYLSFPSPWKERLAAFKELNGV, from the coding sequence ATGACTAACGATCCAGTGCCTGCGGAAAACCTGTTCCACCAGGCCATTCAAGACACGGCTGCCGGCGAAAGTTTCCGACGCAAGATGTGGACCGACCTGATCGTGCTGTCGCTTGTGGGCGTGTTCGTGCTGGGCGTGTGTATCTGGTTCGATGTCTTTGAAGCCGTGGCTGAGCTAAGCAGGGCCCACGACAACTGGGAAGTTGATGAGATCGTCATCGCGATGAATGTCTTCGCGATGGTCGGCTTCATCTTCTTCATTCGCCGTTACCGCGAATCGCTGAAACTGCTGAAAGAACGCAACCAGATGTTGTCCGACTTGATCTATGCCCAGAAGACGATCGAGCTCGACAAAATCAACCTCCGCAACGCGGCCCTCAGCGACTTTTTGACCGGCTTGCCGAACCGGGCCTGGCTGTTGGAATATCTCGAGCGTTACGCGCTCAGCAGCCATTCGACTATTCTGGTCTTCTACGATATTGACGGGTTCAAGCAGGCCAATGACCTGCACGGCCATAATGTGGGCGACGAACTGCTCCGCGAGATCGGGCGACGCTCGTTGGAAGTGTTCGGCTTGCCAGGCGGCTTGCCCACGCTGGAATCGACCCGCGCGGTCGCGCGGCTGGGCGGCGACGAGTTCGTGGCCGTGATCCGCGACATCGACGACATCGAAAAGATCCGTTCGCTGGTCAGCCAGTTGGAAACGGCCCTCAGTCTGCCGTATTACCTGCAAGGTGCCAACATTTCGGCAACCGCCAGCATTGGCGTGGTGCTGCAAGGCGATCTGTCGGAAGGAACCGAGAAGCTGCTCGCCGACGCCGATGCCGCCATGTACCAGGCCAAGTCGGAAGGGCGTGGCCGCACGAAATACTTCGAGCCAACCATGCGCGAACGCCTGACCCGACGCGCACGCTTGAGTGCAGACCTTCGCGACGCGATCCGTTTCAACCAACTGCATGTCTTCTATCACCCGATCTTGTCGCTCAACACCGGGCGACTGGAAGGTGCCGAAGCGCTGCTCCGCTGGACTCATCCGATCATGGGCCCGATCAGCCCGGCCGAGTTCGTTCCGATCGCGGAAGACACCGAACTGATCTTCGACCTGGGAACGTGGGTGCTGCAGGAATCGTTGCACCAGATGGCTTCGTGGATCAAAGACCATCCTCACACCGCACCAGAACTGATCAGCGTGAATGTGTCGCGTAAGCAGTTCTCTGATCCGCATATGATCGAGAAGTTCCGCACGATCATCGAATCGTCCGACGTTCCCACCGAACGGATTCAACTGGAAATCACTGAGGACTTGGGCGACAAAGACATGGAGCTGGTCATCGATCGGATGCACCGGTTGAAGCAGATGGGGGTGAAGATCGCCATCGACGACTTCGGCACCGGCACGTCGACCTTCGCCGCGATCGAAAGCTTTCCGATCGACACGATCAAGCTCGACATGTCGCTGGTCTCGCGCATCGTGAACTCGTTCGACCGTGCCGCCATCGTCCACTCGCTGGCGATCCTGGTCCGCAACTTGAACGTGAAGATGGTGGCCGAAGGGGTCGAAGTGCCCCAGCAGATTTCCGTGCTGCAAGAGCTCGGCTGCCACTCGGCCCAGGGCTACTACTTCTCGAAACCACTCTCGGCCGCAGACTTCGAAGCCCAATTCGAACTGTTCACCAGCAGCTCCTTCACCGTCGAAGGCTACCTCAGCTTCCCCAGCCCCTGGAAAGAACGCCTGGCCGCCTTCAAAGAACTGAACGGGGTCTAA